The Prinia subflava isolate CZ2003 ecotype Zambia chromosome W unlocalized genomic scaffold, Cam_Psub_1.2 scaffold_2cwr_NEW, whole genome shotgun sequence sequence CACAAGAACTGTCTCAGAAGTTTCATTAGGATGTACTTCAAAATGACAGATATTCTGTTCTGTATCTAAGCAAATGTCTCGTGCTGCAATTGCGTTACTTTCACAGATAAACCCTTGTTGTTCTCGGACAATGCAAGATTCTAagttaacagtttgccatttttcacTGACTTGATGGGCCCACTCCCTATGCTCGAGAGGGTAGAGTAGCTCTGTTGTGGTTCAGTCCTAATGCAATGATGGGAAATATTGTATACACTGAAGCATTGCTGATAGTTAACACAAAAGCTGTAGCTGTATTTGTTACTGAATTGTAAGTGAAATTCACTAAGTTCCACCAGGATTGGaaatctttttcaaaatcattggcattatcccaaattattttccgaatttcagtgggaaaaatgCCTTCTTCGCCTTCTCTTATGATTGAGGCAGCAACTGACTGCATCCACAATTGAGCTTGGACACAGCTGAGAGCCAGAGAGCTATTGTTTTAAGTAACATTAAGAGCATCAATTATCAATTTGTGATCGTTTGTGTTTACCTTTTCCCAATTAGGCAATATGTTGTACAAAAGCCATTGAGTCATTCCTAAAGCAAATAAGGGCGACCGTAGGGGGTGTTGTAATTTGGCCAAATCTCTGGCTGAGGCAGCTGATTTGTTTATTAGTACCTCTGAGTCAATGCTGTTCAAGATTCCCAATCCTGTTCCTACGGCACCGGTAACATCTCTTGGCACGCGTCTTTCAGGGGGGCTGTGCCTTCACAACCATGTCGTCCCTCCTTCAAAAGAAGTTTGCAAGAAAGGTGAACAAGCAGGCTGAATTTCAGTGACATTAGTTTGCACCAATAGTTTAACTTGTTTGAGAGACCATATCGGATTAAACAATAATTGTTGTTGGCCAGTTTTCCTGATTATATATGGTccaattttaaagatttttggGCTTAGTACAACTGGTGGTTGTGCTTGAGTGCTAGTGCTAACAGTAACAGGTTGAGctacagcatttattttaaactttaaagaaaGCCCTTCATCATCATCGGCCCAAAGACAGACTACTTCTACAGtctgtgttaaaataaaatcataccAACAATCCTGTACTCTAGGGGACGTGCAAACCCTGTCATACTTTGCCTGGTCTGTTGAAACAGTGATTTGAATTGCTTTGTGTTGGGCAGTTCCATTAATCATCCAACAGCCTACActaattctttttcttatcaTCCCTTGTAGTTGCCAAATCCTATCTCGgtgttcccattcccacccaGTGTACACTTGATTATCATGCATAACAACAGTTAACAGGTTCAAACCTTTCACATTTCCCATGGACCCAGTAAAGCGAGTAAAAGCTTGGGACCATGGCCATTCGATGTTAAGTAGGTTTTGGGAGCTGGAAGTGACAGAATGGTTGAGGGTACTGCTAGTTCCCTCTGTCCTTTGCGATGTGGTTGCTACCTTTTGTGGTGTGATTGTGTGTACTATTTGTGGTGTGGTAGAATGGCTAGGAGTGCTTTCTACTATTTCTACTATTTGGGATGTGATAGGAGCGCTCTGAGTTATTTCTACGATTTGGGATGTAATGGGTGTACTTTCTGTTACTTCTATAACAAATGGGGCTGCTGTACTCAGTATGGGCTTAGCCATAACATTTATTCTAAATTTATGAGCTAAGCCTCTCAGACCTAACTGGTTTGCCGAGTTATTGAACCAACTACATGATATATCAATTGTTTGGGTTAGGGTAAAATTATACCAACAGTCAGCAGGTTCAGTTTTGCATTCTTTTGTAATTACTACATTGTCAGTCTTGGGAGCCTGTGTGTGACGGCAGCATATTCTAAGGGGAATTTGTTTAATGCATTTCCATTTAGTTGTGGAACAAAGTTCTGCTGTGAGTTGGGGGTGTAAAGCTTTCATCCCACCTAGCTCTAGGAATTTTCCAGCAACTGTAACTGAGGAAGCTTTTTCGTAGAGAGACCCTTCTACCTTTCTGCATGACGCCTGGATCTTTTCACCTACAGTTCCACTCAAAGCGTGTGAGTGAGCGTTTCTATCCCACCTCCATTCACTCGGCCGATACAGTTCGGAGTTATGCAGTACCACCACTGCCAGAGTCAGGCGACGTCCTCCGAGGCTGGAGTAGGACCCCATGGTGGTGGTGTGTCTGTAGGTAGCTTCGGTCCATGGCCACTCAGCTGGTTCTTGGCCACGGAGTTGTGGAAGGGCGCAGAGAAGAATCACTAGCTTTAGCATGATCCTTATCATCTTCTTTCAGCCATCTGttaaaagtaaacacaacaaaaatctgCCACTAAGGGGCAGAATAGTTAAAATGAAGGGACTATCCAGCGTGTGTTTATGCAatgctccttccccagggcaTCAGATGCAACCCACACAAATTTATTCAGAGGAGTTTTCAGCACTAGTGGTACATCTCCAACAGCAGGGAGATTCACTAGAACTGGTTGTCCAGGGTaatgagctggatttttggaATCATCTGGTCCCCATAATGAGGGGATTAGGCTTGGGGCTTTCAGGAagaaagcagtgattttggggCACCCATTTATCCCCCATCTGTCATTGACACTTTTCACCGCCTCCCACAACCGAACATCCCAGTTTCCCTCATGTGGTTTTAGAAATCGTTTTAAGAGACCATTTGTCCTTTCTACGATTCCTTTTGCCTGGGGATAGTAGGGGGTGTGAAAAACCCATTTGATACCTTCACTTTTTGCCCAGTCTTGCACCACTTTAGCTGTAAAATGAGACCCATTATCAGATTGGATCTCTTGTGGTTTGGGAAAGGTTCCAAACCACTCCTGTAGTGCTGTGACAGTGTTGTCTCCTGTTGTagcaggatgacttatagaataaaggttgagctatcccaaactaggcctcacATTCTGGCCTGCctagaagtagataaacctgtggtgCAGTTAGAAAATCACTTAAGGTGTGAACATGCTTTAGCTGGGATAGTTAAGGTGGAGACatggtagctgccttaaactgtgattgtttacatatttgtccACACTtcactgccaatagaaatgcacctgttactgtaaactattcttactgtatataaccagccatCTCGTGAATAAAGAGAACGTATATTATTAATCACATTGATTGGACTTGCATTGCTCTGTCTCCAGCCCCAAGATTGAGTTCCAGACTACATCCTGTAGCTATTTTGAATGCATTAGCCTGAGCTAATCCAGATATTATTTCTACTCCTACTAACACATAGTGTTTACCTCCTGACCTCTTAAAGGGACCGATGTAGTCTACCTGCCAAGCATCCCATAAGCCTTTACCTGTTCTTAGGTGCAGGGGGTCATCTTCCAGGGGGTGTCTTTCTAATCGTTTGCGACACTGGCTGCAGGCTGATATGCATGTTTTACACATTTCTCTGGTGACTGGCCAGCCGCGAGCAAGGGCTCCTTGGTATAAATCTTTTATACCAGTGTGCTGCCTTTTCACATGCAGCCATTCTAACAGGTGTTCCCCGTCTTCAGCTATCTGGTTATTTTTCAGGGGACTCAGTCTTGCTAGCTCATCAGCTTTGTTATTCCACTCTCCTGCAGGGTTCTCATCTCCCTGATGAGCTGGCACCCACCCAATGGCAAAGTCTCCTTGGCTTGCAATATTTAGAATTTCTTGccacttttccttttgccacaCTGGAACCCTGTTAACTTCCCAATCATTCTGTTGCCAGAAAGGAAGCCACTCAGTGCATCCCTTGAACACAGCACAGGAATCAGTGTAAATACAGACAGGAGAAGTATTCTGTGCTTCTCGTTCAAAAACACTCCACACTGCAATAAGTTCACCTACCTGGGCACTTCCCTCCCCTTCTGTGATAATACGTTCACCAGAAGAAGTGTTAATAGCGACAGCTCTAAATTTCCAtacctttccttctctcttggCTGAAGCATCTGTGAACCAGGAGTTTGCTGACTGCTCAGGTGTGAAAGGGGGAGCTACTTTGATCATTGAAACTGGTTTCTCTTGGCTGTCATccaagttttctgtttcttgtatgGGTAAGTTCTTTACAGCCCCTTCAGTTATGGAGAAAATGTTACAGTAGTACTCAATTTGTGCGTACCATTTTCTCACTGAGgccctctgtgccacccctTCTGGTGGCGGGGTTCCTGCAGTGACTGCTTTAATGACTTTAAAAGGACCTCTCAGGACAATGGGCTGTTGTCGTCTGATCTTTTCTACTTCTACAAGAGCTAGACTAACTACAAACAACCCTTTCTCCCAGACAGTATATctcttttctgcatctttgaaaccatgagaaaagaaaccaacagGTCTTGTGGGGCCCTCAGGACCTCTTTGCCAAATGTGAACTGACAGTCCTGAAGTAGCAAAGCCCCATTCTACTTGGAAAGGGTCTGTGGGGTGAATAGGACCAAGTGCTTGGTGGGCTGTTTcttcaaaaattaacaattttaaagcctcCTCTTGGGAATCACCCCATTCcaaatttttgccttttctcagcAAGTTGTAAAGGGGTCTGGTAATTATAGAAAAatctgggatgtgttttctccaaaacactaGTAATCCTAAAGCTTGTTGCAGTTCTTTTCTGGATTGTGGCATTTTAATCTGATCTAAAGAAGTTAAAGTGTCATGGGGAATACAGGTCATACCTGCTTTCCACCAAATGCCCAGAAATTTTACTTCGTGGGAagatttttgaattttctcaggTGGGATTTGTAAGTCAAGGCTTTCTAagtgggaaattattttctgttgggcATTTTCCACTTCTACTTCGTCCCCACCCACAAGAATGTCATCAATGTATTGATAAACACCTATATTGTCAGgtatgggtattttttctaattcttggGCTTGAGCATGGTGTAAAAGGGTGGGAGAGTGTCGATAGCCTTGAGGGAGTCTGGTAAATGTGTATTGTTGGCCTTCCCAGGTGAAAGCAAATCGATCTCTGTCACCTGGTTGTAAAGGTATCATGAAAAACATGTCTTTGACATCTATAGTTGCCATGATTGTGTGAGCTTTTTCTtgaattaatattattaattcaGCTAAATTTGGAACTGCTGCTGTTAGGGGCTCTGTGTTTGAGTTCAGTCTGTGAAAATCAATTGTGAGTCTCCATTTACCATTTGGCTTTCTGACAGGCCAGACTGGTGAGTTATAGGGAGAGTGTGTGTGTACTATAACTCCTTGTTCTCTCAGATCTTGTATAACtggttttattccttccttGGCTCCTAACGCAACTGGGTATTGTTTGACATTTGTCACTGCTGTGTGGTAAGGGCGGTGCTGTTTGAAGTAATCTAATGTTGAGCATTGGTGTGCCAAAAGACCAGAGATTCCCCTCAGTGTCAAACCATTGTTTACCAATGATGGCATTTAGCCCTAGGAGACTGTATGGAATGTCTCCTATCACTCTGTCTAAAGAGAGCATGTTTTCATCTCCTGGCAGGAGAATTCTTACTAAAGCTGCTCTCATAACTTCAGATATTCCAAGTGCATTTAGaacacagtatttcttttttgttagcACAGCTCCACACTTTTGTGCATCTCTAATTGTTAAGGCAGAGATTTGAGCACCTGTGTCAACAAGGTAAGTTATAGGTGCTCTTTTGGGACCTGTAATGGCTGTGATTTTTAGgtctcctttttctgtttttctgagcaTTCTGAGATATATCCAAAAACCCTTACTTCACTCACCTTTAAGTAATGGTCtcagtgaaaaacctttttaGGTTCACTGCTAAAGTCTATTAGGTCTTGAGAGGGGGAGTTTTGATGTGACTTGTTGTATGTTTGCTGTGTGGTGGGGGgtgcggtgccttgaattgtTTGATTatttctgggctcactgcccagatCATCAGAAGAAGTGTGTGTGCTAGGTTGTGTTTTCTTGGCAATAGGTAGAGCTGGCAGattagcttttttaaaatgccagtttgagattattttctgcagtttatCTAGGGGCAAACCATCCATGACATCTTTGGGCACCCCCCTTTTGATACCTAATAGCCACCAGTGTTGACGTGTAGAGATGTGTTTTCTCTGAGTTTTTGTTTCTGGTAGTTTTAACATTTCTGATGCCTTTGATTTTTTGAGAAGTGTCTTGTGGTGTAGAAACTGGCCCGTATTGTCTACTGTAATTTATCAATTCAACTGCAATTTCACTCCAAACCCAAACTTTACGGTCATTAGTAACTGAATTGGGTTGAGCGGTTGGGGCCTGGGAGGAAGTTAAATATGGGCTGGAACCTTGATCAGTAGATCTGGTTCTTTCGCTGGGGTTGCCAAGAAATCTGTCAAGTCTCTCTACAGGACTCAATGCAGCAATGGTTTTTTGCAAAGCAATTGCGGTTGGTTTTAGAAACTCTGGAAGTCCACGGATTAAAGGGGTCATGATTTCGGGCTTCACAGGCAATTGCATGGGAGAGTCACATGCAGGAATTAATTTCCTatcatgtatcatttgcaggcAGGCGGCTTTTTGTAAACtcttgtggtggtgtggaattaagttcatggtaggtttgttgggtttgtgcaggttgattgtacaatggtatgttccttgtaccccattttcccctgttggtattatcctggaattccccaagtcatataactcttcagttacttctcaatcttttctcatggtctgtgtaaacccctccctgttgtccctgtttggtttctgtaatgtcaccccatgtccgtaccacctctttggttgaagcccattggttgtaacctccttaccacgccCCACGacactgctgtataaaatggcaggtcagaagagcctaGGGGGAGCAGTTTGAGGATctggcaggtggtaaggaggtcccgtgtgacccccaaataaatctgtcattttaatggactggctcctcccttcttcttctccatcATTGTCAGCATTCTTcaccgcctcacacagcctctcaggacaagaactcacagggatcagccggCTTGTGTGACTTGCCTGGCTGTACCTTTTAGC is a genomic window containing:
- the LOC134564941 gene encoding uncharacterized protein LOC134564941 is translated as MIRIMLKLVILLCALPQLRGQEPAEWPWTEATYRHTTTMGSYSSLGGRRLTLAVVVLHNSELYRPSEWRWDRNAHSHALSGTVGEKIQASCRKVEGSLYEKASSVTVAGKFLELGGMKALHPQLTAELCSTTKWKCIKQIPLRICCRHTQAPKTDNVVITKECKTEPADCWYNFTLTQTIDISCSWFNNSANQLGLRGLAHKFRINVMAKPILSTAAPFVIEVTESTPITSQIVEITQSAPITSQIVEIVESTPSHSTTPQIVHTITPQKVATTSQRTEGTSSTLNHSVTSSSQNLLNIEWPWSQAFTRFTGSMGNVKGLNLLTVVMHDNQVYTGWEWEHRDRIWQLQGMIRKRISVGCWMINGTAQHKAIQITVSTDQAKYDRVCTSPRVQDCWYDFILTQTVEVVCLWADDDEGLSLKFKINAVAQPVTVSTSTQAQPPVVLSPKIFKIGPYIIRKTGQQQLLFNPIWSLKQVKLLVQTNVTEIQPACSPFLQTSFEGGTTWL